In Pocillopora verrucosa isolate sample1 chromosome 13, ASM3666991v2, whole genome shotgun sequence, one genomic interval encodes:
- the LOC136277590 gene encoding uncharacterized protein — translation MEAGPLDFGSFVQDVDDETLLAAARNEEGENEFVEDVADVLLNEHVPSALTEALHAAVRRLIEQDHVPAQDRVYLGLSSNRLSHAYNYRGLTVDEWLRGGARVDALLQQMSAMLNSNEQFEMDDSFQLSFTHVRAPPSGSGRKRKLKPGHSALTSFKKKKLSVLLIKNGDKLCCARAIVTAKARLDQHPNWDGFKRGRRIQAEHAVDLHHETRVPRGPCGYDELRAFSLAPSLYDYQILLCDATRGYVVTSFGPPSQKQLVLLYDNGHYDVITSLPGFFGTSYFCARCLKPYDNQGHHACDNNPDHCSACLQTGCPDYTEARCRSLPAMQTCDSCRRTFYGTACLTNHVSKTQSGKTTDHQQLSVCTSRRKCGNCRKLLVGRKQQQEHRCGYVTCPSCHHYVEALSHRCFIQVAKTPEEERAERRAKRRPGRLLRGAAAGLATVHSNEDDVPSTSLLPSPPADGVDLNDEKPPLHVFFDVEAMQDTGRHVPNLVVAETENDERPVRFRGDSCMRDFLEWLDTLTEEDSREVKVLAHNFQGYDGYFVVEEYHRQHRIVQQLRNGAKLLQVTFDRITFIDSLSFFQMPLSAFPKTFGLTELKKGYFPHLFNTLSNQSYVGRIPDTSYFMPDVMSVSVRRDFEAWHTRQRLANVIYDFQKELTEYCESDVKLLKQGCLSFKSVFEPLARFNPFSHITIASACNRDLRQNRMEADTIANEPLHGWRLNTNHSRVALEWLHWQQHQLPDEDDYIRHAGNSGEYRIPHSRYTVDGYHEKTNTVYEFQGCFWHGCPVCYSNRTESHRRLDDRCFDDVYRCTQVKLDLLRNRGFRVVEIWECQWEKLKREREDVCAFVDALNLSAPLNPRDAFFGGRTNALRLYHKIDETRGEKIRYFDFMSLYPWVNKNGKYPLGHPEIISQPGHTDLSRYFGLAKCTVLPPHGLFHPVLPYCHAGKLTFPLCASCVAEEMSKPFLERTPVCTHTDSERQLVGTWCTPELLKAIEKGYTVVCVHEVWHFPTTRRGLFKDYVNTWLKIKEEASGWPSHVGNDPLKRQRHLADYRDKEGIELDPEKIEKNPGLRTLAKMMLNSMWGKFGQRTNKTQVREFDDPKKFSTFCNSDTVNIKYVGIQSDDRVEVQYTLEEEDESISPNLNIFVACFTTCWARLKLYDALDILQERVLYKDTDSVVFLSAQGMPEPPLGDYLGNFKDELPPYDYIVEFASGGPKNYGYKTHKGKEDCKVRGITLNSLGQKHVNFEILKNNVLEDLTSPLESGEARVTAVPIPYKIVRNAQEYQLSTTAQQKKYKLVYNKRVVNPHTFQTFPYGYEQWTEEDAHVSELLTSL, via the exons ATGGAAGCAGGACCACTAGACTTTGGAAGCTTCGTACAAGACGTGGATGATGAAACTCTACTAGCTGCGGCTAGGAACGAAGAAGGCGAGAATGAATTTGTAGAAGACGTGGCGGACGTCCTATTGAACGAG CACGTACCTTCGGCTCTTACCGAAGCCCTGCATGCTGCCGTCCGTCGTCTCATCGAACAAGACCACGTCCCGGCCCAAGATCGCGTGTACCTGGGACTGTCGAGTAATCGACTATCCCACGCTTACAATTATCGCGGTCTGACGGTCGACGAATGGCTTCGAGGTGGGGCGCGGGTGGACGCCCTTCTGCAACAAATGAGCGCCATGCTCAACTCCAACGAACAGTTCGAAATGGATGATTCCTTCCAACTCTCCTTCACGCACGTGCGCGCGCCTCCGTCGGGTTCCGGTCGCAAACGCAAGTTGAAACCCGGCCATTCCGCCTTGACGTCCTTCAAGAAAAAGAAGCTGTCCGTGCTCCTCATTAAGAACGGAGACAAGCTTTGTTGCGCCAGAGCCATCGTCACGGCCAAAGCCAGACTTGATCAACACCCCAACTGGGACGGGTTCAAAAGAGGTAGAAGGATCCAAGCAGAACATGCAGTAGACCTTCATCACGAAACGAGAGTTCCCCGAGGTCCGTGTGGGTACGACGAACTCCGAGCCTTCTCTCTTGCTCCTTCTCTCTATGACTATCAAATTCTTCTCTGCGATGCCACGCGCGGGTATGTCGTGACGTCGTTTGGCCCACCTTCACAAAAGCAGCTCGTCCTCCTCTACGACAACGGCCATTACGACGTCATCACTTCTCTACCCGGATTCTTTGGCACCTCCTACTTCTGCGCGAGGTGTCTCAAACCCTACGACAACCAAGGTCACCACGCCTGCGACAACAACCCGGACCACTGCAGTGCCTGTCTCCAGACTGGATGTCCGGATTACACCGAGGCCCGATGCCGAAGTCTTCCGGCGATGCAGACCTGCGATTCATGTAGACGGACGTTCTATGGGACAGCGTGTCTCACCAATCACGTGTCTAAGACACAGAGTGGGAAGACCACGGATCACCAGCAACTGAGCGTCTGTACGAGTCGTAGGAAGTGCGGCAACTGTCGCAAACTCCTTGTGGGTCGCAAACAGCAACAAGAACACCGGTGTGGCTACGTCACGTGTCCTTCGTGTCACCATTACGTCGAAGCCTTGTCGCATCGGTGCTTCATTCAAGTGGCTAAAACTCCCGAGGAAGAACGGGCGGAACGTCGCGCCAAACGAAGACCTGGTCGCCTTCTGCGTGGTGCTGCTGCCGGCTTGGCCACCGTGCACTCCAACGAGGACGATGTGCCCTCCACTTCTCTTCTTCCTTCACCTCCTGCGGATGGTGTCGACCTCAATGACGAAAAACCTCCGTTACACGTATTCTTCGACGTGGAGGCCATGCAGGACACGGGACGTCACGTTCCGAATCTTGTCGTGGCCGAAACCGAGAACGACGAGCGTCCAGTCCGCTTCCGGGGAGACTCGTGCATGCGCGACTTCTTGGAGTGGCTGGACACGTTGACGGAGGAGGACAGCCGAGAGGTCAAGGTGTTGGCCCACAACTTCCAAGGGTACGATGGTTACTTTGTCGTCGAAGAGTACCATCGTCAACACCGCATCGTCCAGCAGTTGAGGAACGGTGCCAAGCTGTTGCAGGTCACCTTTGATCGCATCACCTTTATAGATTCTCTCTCCTTCTTCCAAATGCCGCTCTCGGCCTTTCCCAAGACGTTCGGTCTCACCGAACTCAAGAAGGGGTATTTTCCGCATCTCTTCAACACCCTTTCTAATCAATCCTACGTCGGTCGCATTCCTGACACTTCCTACTTCATGCCAGACGTCATGTCTGTATCTGTGCGACGGGACTTTGAGGCGTGGCATACTCGACAACGTTTGGCCAATGTCATCTACGACTTCCAAAAGGAGTTGACTGAATACTGCGAGTCTGACGTCAAACTCCTCAAGCAGGGGTGTCTCTCCTTCAAGTCCGTATTCGAGCCTCTGGCTCGCTTCAATCCCTTTTCCCACATCACCATCGCCTCTGCTTGCAACCGGGATCTCCGTCAGAACCGCATGGAAGCTGACACGATCGCCAACGAACCGCTCCACGGGTGGCGCTTGAACACCAATCATTCTCGCGTCGCCCTGGAATGGCTCCACTGGCAACAGCACCAGTTACCGGATGAAGACGATTACATCCGACATGCGGGCAATTCTGGCGAGTACCGGATTCCCCATTCCCGGTACACGGTAGACGGATACCATGAGAAAACCAACACTGTCTACGAGTTCCAAGGCTGCTTTTGGCATGGTTGTCCGGTCTGCTATTCCAATCGCACCGAATCCCATCGCCGCCTCGACGATAGGTGCTTTGACGACGTGTACCGTTGCACGCAGGTCAAACTCGACTTACTGCGTAATCGAGGTTTCAGGGTAGTCGAAATTTGGGAGTGTCAATGGGAAAAACTGAAACGAGAACGCGAAGATGTTTGCGCGTTCGTTGATGCCCTAAATCTCTCGGCCCCTCTAAATCCTCGGGATGCGTTCTTCGGAGGTCGTACGAACGCCTTACGACTCTACCACAAGATAGACGAGACTCGCGGGGAAAAGATTCGTTACTTCGATTTCATGTCTCTGTACCCGTGGGTCAACAAGAACGGTAAGTACCCTCTGGGACATCCCGAGATCATCTCTCAACCCGGTCATACAGACCTTTCTCGTTATTTCGGCTTAGCGAAATGCACGGTGCTTCCACCCCACGGTCTCTTCCATCCCGTGCTACCTTACTGTCACGCTGGCAAACTCACCTTTCCGCTCTGTGCCTCCTGCGTGGCCGAGGAAATGTCCAAACCCTTTCTGGAGCGTACTCCCGTCTGTACTCACACGGATTCGGAACGCCAACTCGTAGGGACCTGGTGCACACCAGAACTCCTCAAGGCTATTGAGAAGGGATACACAGTCGTCTGTGTACACGAAGTGTGGCATTTCCCAACCACTCGCAGAGGGCTCTTCAAAGACTACGTGAACACGTGGCTCAAGATCAAGGAAGAGGCCAGCGGGTGGCCGAGTCACGTGGGCAACGATCCCCTGAAACGTCAACGACACTTGGCTGATTACAGAGACAAAGAGGGAATCGAATTGGACCCGGAAAAGATCGAGAAAAATCCCGGACTGCGTACGCTGGCCAAGATGATGTTAAACTCCATGTGGGGTAAATTTGGTCAGCGTACCAACAAGACACAAGTCCGGGAATTTGATGACCCCAAAAAATTTTCCACATTCTGTAATAGTGACACCGTCAATATCAAGTACGTTGGTATACAGTCAGATGATCGGGTGGAAGTACAATACACTTTAGAAGAGGAAGACGAATCCATCTCGCCAAACCTGAATATATTCGTGGCCTGTTTCACGACCTGTTGGGCTCGTCTAAAGCTCTATGACGCTCTCGACATCTTACAAGAGCGAGTACTCTACAAAGACACGGACTCAGTCGTGTTCCTTTCGGCCCAGGGAATGCCCGAGCCACCACTGGGAGATTATCTGGGGAACTTTAAGGACGAGTTGCCCCCATACGATTATATAGTGGAATTTGCCTCTGGAGGTCCAAAAAACTACGGGTATAAGACCCATAAAGGTAAAGAGGACTGTAAAGTTCGGGGCATCACGCTTAATAGTCTGGGGCAGAAACATGTCAATTTTGAAATCCTAAAAAATAACGTGCTAGAAGACTTAACTTCCCCACTGGAGTCTGGCGAGGCGCGCGTCACCGCTGTACCCATACCATACAAAATCGTGAGGAACGCCCAAGAATACCAATTGTCCACCACGgcccaacaaaaaaaatacaaattggtATACAACAAGCGCGTGGTGAATCCTCACACGTTCCAAACCTTCCCGTATGGGTATGAGCAGTGGACGGAAGAGGACGCGCACGTGTCTGAACTGCTCACTTCTCTCTAA